In Schizosaccharomyces osmophilus chromosome 1, complete sequence, the genomic window AAAAACTGTttatacaagaaaaagcataagaaataaacaatttggCAGCTAGttcatttcattattaCCACAAAACCTCATTTCGCCTTTGTTTAAAACGTTTCATATTCATAGACAAGGCTTCTAAGTTCCATATTctaatataaaaagaaaaaagcaaaaaaaatcaaattacAGAATCTAAATTATTAAGCATATATTAATAAACATACATATCTCCCTATGTGCAGCTCGGACGCTATTAAAggtaaaaacaatttcGAAGAGACCCATGTCCTAgcgtttttttttttcaaagcaaacaacttattcctttttgccccatttccttctttcttgtcAAGACCCGCCTCTAACACAAGATAGAAAACGCCCAAAGTTCTATTGAAACACCGTATTCTATTtccaagttttttttttatgtttctttcttttcttcttttgtaagTATATATGTAGgtaataataaaagcagaaaaaaacTTTCACAACATATTCACTGATCCAAGAATTATGGAACCAAATTCTCAATCACCCAGAGCCTTTTAAATACCTAAGCAGGAATAACCAGATATCAGATTTTAgagattcaaaaaattccCATCCTATGCGAAAAATCAGTATGCGCGACATGTAAAGAAAGGTTCACTGTCATAACAGCGGAACAAGACTCAACACAAATTTTCCActtcattcaaaaaggaaataaagaagCGTCTGCATTCTTTCGAAACGCAGCATGAATGCTATTGCTCCTTCCCCGGTTCGTTATAGTCAACAAGAATTCAGCTCTAATAAATCCTAGTAGATACAACCACCGAAATTTAATGCAACGCTTGCTTACCAAACATTGACGCCGCCTACGGAGCTAGCAGGAGGAGAGGACCATATTTGAGAGCCCAAAGCCATGGAAGAATGATGCGACTTGGacaatgaagaagacaaaCCGGACATGTCTTGATTATTTCCACTGTACTCTTGCTTAAAATCCAAACTTAATGTAGGAAGtgaggaagaagcagaCGAACCGGTCGTTTGAGGAGAGGCTGCGACAGCAGACACCTTGTTCACAGCGGCTATAGGAGGAGCATTACCATTAGTAAGAGGAGGGTTTGGTGGACGAAGCGTGTTATCTGTCGACGCAGAACCGTTGCTGGACGAAAAATTAAGATCCTTCTTCACAGGACGTGTTCCAATAGGAGCTATGGAAGATGGACGACGACGGGCCGTTGGTACTGGCAGCGAGTCCAAATTTACCGAGTCCATAAAAGAGGAAGACGGATTATAGCTATTCGACGTGGTCTCCAACAAATTAAATGCCGGAGGCTGTTTCGACGTCCGCAACGCAGAAGGAGGAGGCATACTAGAAAGACCAAAGTTGGGAAGGCTACTTCCACCAACCGTCGAcgaagaaaacgaagacCTGCCAGGAGCGGCCAAATCTACGAAAGACGAGAAAGGATGATGGTGAGCACTGCTGGATAGTAGAGATGTCACCGATCGACGAGGGTGTAGAAGCGAAGAGCCTGTAGTTCCTCCTAAAGAAGTACTTCCAGGAAACGATGTTCCAAAGCCAGAGGAATGATTAGCGGAACCAACAAGCGTGCTGGGTTCAGCAGGCGACGTCCCCAGCGTATTCGAAGCTCCATTGGGAGTACTCGAAAGCGCATTTCTTAATAAGCCACCGCCTACATTATGATTCATTGGTATGCTGCTACTTAAAGCATCACTAAGCGATGCGGTGGAGAAGGGGTCGTTCGTCGCTGCAAAGCTGCTTTTTCGACCTCGCGGGGCCAGCATTCCATTCTTCATTAAATTATCGGATGCCAACTCAATTTCCTCGTACTGACTCACAAAGGCAGCACCATCATCTGGCTGAAAAACGTTCGTCGGACCCAGACCATCCCAATAAGAACCGGCCGAGAACCAACTGTTGACTCCATCTACAAACGACATAAAGACAACTTCTGGTTTTTAGAAATTGGCCTCTTTTCCAAGATCAAACCGTCAATATCTATCTTTTCTAACAAGTTTCACGCCGTTTGTGGTTTGCTTTGAGTAAGTGTCGCGGCCGGGCTTTCTTTAGGAGACCCCCCCCCCACTTCTTCACTAGTCAAACTAAATATTCTTCTAGATCCCTACGAAGATATTATACAAAAGCGGAATCATAAGATAATATTTGTTTGTGTGAATACAATGACTAGTAGCAAGGAGAAGGGAGAAAAGCTTACATTTGTTAGTCCCATGAAGTTGtaatattataaaaaaaaagaagagtttgACTATGACTTAAAAATTGTTGGGCTTTCTTGAAGGTCCCATTCTTTTGTAAGTAAGATGTATAAGCTCGAGCATGCTATTTCATTCATCCATACGAGCAAATGTAgtagaaaataaatgtaCAGATTTGTAATGCATTTTAAAATAAGGAACAGGAAAGCAATGTTTCACGTTGCTCAACGGATTCTACTGGTGATGTTCTTCTGGCGAATGAACTTGTTCCTCAATTGTATTCAGAATCCTCTGGACCATAGCCTCGTCCTCCAACGGAGGAGGTTCATTTGAAATTGAGCATCCAGGATCGTTATCTATCGAATACTTCACCTGTGACAGATTGGCGTTAAACACACGCCGGCATTGCTCTGTTGCCTTTTCCAGAGCAATTGTATCCTGTTTCGTCGATGAAAATGCACCCTGTGTGAGTTTAGCAAGACCGTAAACGACCTGCCAATCCATGTGAACTAAACGTTCTTGCATCAAACGACTTCTTTGCTGTTGGCGAAACGAGTCAACGGCGTCCAGCAGACATTCCAATTTGCGCTG contains:
- a CDS encoding Schizosaccharomyces specific protein; the protein is MSFVDGVNSWFSAGSYWDGLGPTNVFQPDDGAAFVSQYEEIELASDNLMKNGMLAPRGRKSSFAATNDPFSTASLSDALSSSIPMNHNVGGGLLRNALSSTPNGASNTLGTSPAEPSTLVGSANHSSGFGTSFPGSTSLGGTTGSSLLHPRRSVTSLLSSSAHHHPFSSFVDLAAPGRSSFSSSTVGGSSLPNFGLSSMPPPSALRTSKQPPAFNLLETTSNSYNPSSSFMDSVNLDSLPVPTARRRPSSIAPIGTRPVKKDLNFSSSNGSASTDNTLRPPNPPLTNGNAPPIAAVNKVSAVAASPQTTGSSASSSLPTLSLDFKQEYSGNNQDMSGLSSSLSKSHHSSMALGSQIWSSPPASSVGGVNVW